The Etheostoma cragini isolate CJK2018 chromosome 15, CSU_Ecrag_1.0, whole genome shotgun sequence genome window below encodes:
- the hsd3b7 gene encoding 3 beta-hydroxysteroid dehydrogenase type 7 codes for MSEHQRGLVYLLTGGCGFLGKHLLRVLLEKEDNLVEVRVFDKHIDTSLQGLSTDRTKVVVIQGDITDYSSVLEASRGADVVIHTASLVDVWHKIPETLIVSVNVTGTENVINACVECGIQWLVYTSSMEVIGPNVNGDHFIRGNEDTPYQVKHTMAYPKSKAKAEKILLDANGTKVKGGKCLYTCSLRPTGIYGEGHQLIKDFYNMGVQRGGLLIGGVPEDSEHGRVYAGNVAWMHVLAARALRERPLTVGGEAYFCYDDSPYKNYEDFNMQFFSKFNFRRVRMPSMVIWFLAMFNDLLRWIMSPLFNYTPLLNRYTLAVACTSFTVCTDKALRHFQYRPLYDWDQCKARTQKWVDTFPLDTAKDA; via the exons ATGTCGGAACACCAGCGGGGTCTCGTTTATTTGCTCACCGGAGGATGCGGCTTTCTCGGGAAGCATTTGCTGAGGGTTTTGCTGGAGAAAGAGGACAACCTGGTGGAGGTCCGGGTTTTTgacaaacacatagacacaagTTTACAAGGTCTCAGCACAG ATCGGACAAAGGTGGTAGTCATTCAGGGGGACATCACTGACTACAGCAGTGTTTTGGAGGCCTCCCGGGGGGCCGATGTTGTTATCCACACAGCCAGCTTGGTGGACGTTTGGCACAAGATCCCAGAGACCCTCATTGTGTCTGTCAACGTCACAG GAACGGAGAATGTGATCAATGCCTGTGTGGAGTGTGGCATCCAGTGGCTGGTCTACACCAGCAGCATGGAAGTGATTGGTCCCAACGTCAACGGAGACCACTTTATTAG GGGCAATGAAGACACACCTTACCAAGTGAAACACACTATGGCCTATCCTAAGAGCAAGGCAAAGGCAGAGAAAATATTGCTTGATGCTAATGGCACCAAG GTGAAGGGTGGGAAGTGTTTGTACACATGTTCCCTGAGGCCAACGGGGATCTATGGTGAGGGGCACCAACTAATTAAGGATTTCTACAATATGGGCGTGCAAAGGGGGGGCTTGCTCATCGGTGGTGTCCCAGAAGACTCTGAACATGGACGAGTCTATGCAG GCAACGTTGCCTGGATGCATGTACTTGCTGCACGAGCCCTGAGAGAGCGCCCACTGACAGTTGGAGGTGAAGCTTACTTCTGCTACGATGACTCTCCCTACAAGAACTACGAGGATTTTAACATGCAGTTTTTTAGCAAATTTAACTTCCGAAGGGTCCGCATGCCCTCAATGGTGATCTGGTTCCTGGCCATGTTTAATGACCTGCTTCGCTGGATAATGAGCCCCTTGTTCAACTACACACCGTTGCTGAACCGTTATACCTTGGCTGTGGCTTGTACCTCCTTCACTGTCTGCACAGACAAAGCCCTGCGCCACTTCCAGTACCGCCCTCTGTACGACTGGGACCAGTGTAAAGCCCGCACACAGAAATGGGTTGACACATTCCCTCTGGATACAGCAAAAGACGCCTAA